CCCCCGGTGTGAGCCGGGGGAGGTCGCACGGCGCCGCCCGGTCCCGTACGGCCAGCTCGCCGTACGGGACCGGCGCGTTGTGCGCCGGTGTCCCGCACCACTGAGAAAGAGAGCACCGTGGGCGCAGCATCGTCTCCCCAGCCCGTCTCCCCCCGCGCGTCGCTCCGCGACCGCCTGCCCGCCTTCCCGTGGGACCGCCTGGAGCCGTACAAGACCACCGCCGCCGCGCACGCCGACGGCATCGTCGACCTCTCCGTCGGCACCCCGGTCGACCCGGTCCCCGCGGTGGTCCAGCAGGCACTGACCGCCGCGGCCGACAGTCCGGGCTATCCGACGGTGTGGGGCACGGCCGCGCTGCGGGACGCGCTCACCGGCTGGGCGGCCGACCGCCTCGGTGCCCGGGGCCTGGAGCACACCAACGTGCTGCCGGTCGTCGGCTCCAAGGAGCTGGTGGCCTGGCTGCCGACCCAGCTGGGCCTGGGCGCCGGGGACAAGGTCGGCTACCCGCGCCTGGCCTACCCGACGTACGAGGTCGGCGCCCGCCTGGCCGGGGCCGAGCCGGTCGTCTACGACGAGCCCTGGGAGCTGGACCCCAGCGGCCTGAAGCTGCTCTGGCTGAACTCGCCGTCCAACCCGACCGGCCGGGTGCTGAGCGCCGACGAGCTGCGCCGCACCGTCGCCTGGGCGCGCGAGCACGGTGTGCTGGTCTTCAGCGACGAGTGCTACCTCGAACTGGGCTGGGAGGCCGACCCGGTCTCCGTGCTGCACCCGGACATCTGCGGCGGCTCCCACGACGGCCTCGTCGCCGTCCACTCCCTCTCCAAGCGCTCCAACCTCGCCGGCTACCGCTCCGCCTTCCTCGTCGGCGACGCCGCGGTCCTCGGCGACCTGCTCCAGATCCGCAAGCACGGCGGCATGATGATCGCGGCACCCGTCCAGGCCGCCACCGTCGCGGCGCTGGGCGACACCGCCCATGTCGCCGAGCAGCGTGAGCGCTACGCCCGCCGCCGCGCCGCGCTGCGTTCCGCCTTCGAGGCCGCGGGCTTCCGCATCGAGCACAGCGAGGCCTCGCTTTACCTCTGGGCGACCCGTGACGAGCCCTGCTGGGACACCGTCGGCGAGCTCGCCAAGCGCGGCATCCTCGTCGCCCCCGGCGACTTCTACGGCGCCGCGGGGGAGCGGTTCGTACGCATCGCCTTCACCGCCACCGACGAGCGGGTGGCCGCCGCGGTGCGCCGGCTGGCGAAGTGAGCCGCCGCAACTGACCGACGCGCAACGACGCACAACGACGCGCAGGGGCCCGGGGAGAGCGAACTCCCCGGGCCCCTGCGCGTCGTACGGGCGGACTGCCGGCCTGGTCAGCGGCCGCCGAGCGGGAGGCCGCCGAGCAGGCTCTGAGCCGGGGCGAGCAGGCCCTGGGGCGATCCGACCAGGTCCTTGGCGAGCGGCAGCGCGTTGGTGGTGATGCCGTGCTTGGCGACCGGGCGGACCACGCTCTCCGTCTTGTCGGCTGCGCCCTGGGTGAGCGGCATGGCCTTCTTCACGACCGGGCCGGCGGTCTCGACGAGCGCCGGGGCGAGCTTCGTCGCCGCCTTGCTGCCGGCCTCGTTCACCAGGCCGACGCCGTGGCGCGCGGTGTGGTCGAGGGTCTGGCTGGTGTTCTGGGAGTCCAGGGGCGCCGTCAGCCCGCCGAGTGCCTTGGCGGCCGGTTCCGCAGCGGTGGCGGTACCTGCCGCAGCGACCACGGGAGCGGCACCCACTGCAACGAGCAGGGCGGCTCGGGCGATCCGACGCGTAACGGGGAGGGACATGGTGCTCCTTTGACGGAGAAGGACTCGTACTTCTGACAGATGTGCCATGTCCGCCTGGCGGACGCACTGACTACCGCGTCAGAACCCCGAAGGTTGCGGTGAACTCCGGTAAAGAGTTGGTAACGCGTCACATAATCGGCCCTGGATAAAGAAGGGCAATATGCGCACGGCCCGGTGGGCTGCCGAAACGTCACAGCCCTTTGCGTGCAAGGGAATTGGCGGAGCGCATGCACGCGCTCCGGCCAACTCCCTTACGCATCAAAGGAATTGCCGCCCGTGCCCCTTTAGAGGGACCCGGCAAACTATTGCTCGGTGATGATACGAACGGTGCGCGCGGCCGCCGCGGAAGCGGCCGGCTTCTGCTGCCAGCCCTTCCCCGAATCGGCCGCGGTCCACGTCCGGCCGGCGTAAGAGATCTGTTCGATGTGCAGCTCCGCGGAGTGCGCGACCGCCCACGTCGCCAGCTCCCAGCCGCGCCGCGAGGCATCGCCCGCGGCCACCACCGGACCGGCCGCCTTCACCGGTATCGTCACGCCGCGCCCGTCGCCCGCGCTGCGGCCGCCGGAGCCGCCCGCCCGTGGCAGCACCTGGGGGCCGAACTCCCGCACCAGCTTCTCCCGCACCTTCGCGGCGTCGGCGCCCCCGCTGCCCACCGGGCGGCTCTCGGTGCAGGTCATCGCGCCCTGGTCGCGTCCCGTGAGCGCCCCGGTCAACTGCGCGGCGTTCGCCTCGTGTTTGGCGTACGCCTGCGGATAGCCGCTGTGCTGGACCTTCTGCGCGGCGACGGTCAGCGGCAACCGGGAGTATCCGGGCACGTTGGCCAGATGCCGGTAGAACTCCCCGGCCGAGTAGACGGGGTCCATGATCTTCTTCACGGTGCCCCAGTCTTGCGAGGGCCGCTGCTGGAAGAGCCCGACGGAATCCCGGTCACCGAAGTCGATGTTGCGCAGCCCCGACTCCTGCATCGCCGTCGCCAGCGCGATGGTCACCGCCCGCTCCGGGAGTCCGCGCGAGGACGCCACGGCCGAGATCGTCGCGGCGTTCGCGGCCTGCTCCGGGGACAGCTCGTAGGCCTCGGCGTCGCCCTCGGCGCGCACCGTGCAGCTCGGCGCCCCGGGACCACCGGTCACGTACTGCACCACGAGATAGACGGCCAGGCCGATCAGTACGGAGACGGCCGCGGCGATACGCCACCGGCGGCTGCGGCGGAGGGAGGCTGAGGGCTGTGCGGACACGGGCCCACCGTACTGGAGTGCTGCCGATAGGGTCGGATTCATGGAGCGCCGCACAGACCACCCCGCCCTCGACCTGTCGCTCGACGCCGCCGCGCTCACCGCGCAGCTCGTCGACTTCCCCTCCGAGAGCGGCAACGAGAAGGAACTCGCCGACGCCGTCGAGCACGCCCTGCGCGCGCTCCCGCACCTGACCGTCGACCGCCACGGCAACAACGTCGTGGCCCGCACGCACCTGGGCCGCGACGAGCGGGTGGTGCTCGCCGGCCACCTCGACACCGTGCCGATCGCCGGCAACGTCCCCTCCCGGCTGGACGAGAACGGCGTCCTGTGGGGCTGCGGCACCTGCGACATGAAGTCCGGTGTCGCCGTCCAGCTGCGGATGGCCGCCACGGTACCGGCACCCAACCGCGACCTGACCTTCGTCTTCTACGACCAGGAAGAGGTCGCCGCGCACCTCAACGGGCTCGGCCATGTCGCCGACGCCCACCCCGACTGGCTCGCCGGCCACTTCGCCGTCCTCCTGGAGCCCTCCGACGGCCAGGTGGAGGGCGGCTGCCAGGGCACCCTGCGGG
This Streptomyces decoyicus DNA region includes the following protein-coding sequences:
- the dapC gene encoding succinyldiaminopimelate transaminase, whose amino-acid sequence is MGAASSPQPVSPRASLRDRLPAFPWDRLEPYKTTAAAHADGIVDLSVGTPVDPVPAVVQQALTAAADSPGYPTVWGTAALRDALTGWAADRLGARGLEHTNVLPVVGSKELVAWLPTQLGLGAGDKVGYPRLAYPTYEVGARLAGAEPVVYDEPWELDPSGLKLLWLNSPSNPTGRVLSADELRRTVAWAREHGVLVFSDECYLELGWEADPVSVLHPDICGGSHDGLVAVHSLSKRSNLAGYRSAFLVGDAAVLGDLLQIRKHGGMMIAAPVQAATVAALGDTAHVAEQRERYARRRAALRSAFEAAGFRIEHSEASLYLWATRDEPCWDTVGELAKRGILVAPGDFYGAAGERFVRIAFTATDERVAAAVRRLAK
- a CDS encoding ATP-binding protein, giving the protein MSLPVTRRIARAALLVAVGAAPVVAAAGTATAAEPAAKALGGLTAPLDSQNTSQTLDHTARHGVGLVNEAGSKAATKLAPALVETAGPVVKKAMPLTQGAADKTESVVRPVAKHGITTNALPLAKDLVGSPQGLLAPAQSLLGGLPLGGR